The following proteins come from a genomic window of Meriones unguiculatus strain TT.TT164.6M chromosome 13 unlocalized genomic scaffold, Bangor_MerUng_6.1 Chr13_unordered_Scaffold_34, whole genome shotgun sequence:
- the LOC132650846 gene encoding zinc finger protein 431-like: MSLGGRRDNMKNSVTYNDVLVEFSQEEWALLEPSQKQLYKNVMLETYNNLTAIGYNWEDHDIEEHFQSSTSNRSHGYLRLTWWTNLTSKSHLCACFCLHECLD, encoded by the exons atgtctttaggaggcagaagagacaacatgaag aattcagtgacctacaatgatgtgcttgtggaattcagccaagaagagtgggctttgctggaaccttcccagaagcaactctacaaaaaTGTGATGCTAGAGACTTACAACaatctcactgctatag gctacaactgggaagaccatgatattgaagaacattttcaaagttctacaagtaataggag ccatggctatcttAGACTTACTTGGTGGACCaacctgacctcaaaatcacacttatgtgcctgcttctgcctccacgagtgcttggattaa